A genomic window from Thiomonas arsenitoxydans includes:
- the mutL gene encoding DNA mismatch repair endonuclease MutL, producing the protein MQPQRPIRPLPDVLISQIAAGEVIERPASALRELLDNAIDSGASALTVRLEQGGLGSVQVEDDGCGIPAEELPLALLRHATSKIADLDELHHAAHLGFRGEALAAMAAVAEIEIISRRAGADGARIHASAGQVAAVQPTAAQQGTRVTLRQLFFNLPARRKFLKSPQTEYAWCADVFKRTAIAHPQIALRLWHDGQLKLQFERDPSPHGLDRLAAVLGEAFSAHALPVSAQIGPLAVRGLICKPTAARARADVQHIIVNNRWVRDRTVAHGVRAAYADVLHGALQPQYALLLDLPSELVDVNVHPAKSEVRFRDSSAVHQAVRHAVEQVLARAGGEASSSHPSAPPAAWEQPPSALPTTAALAFGVARPSPSPIPWDALSRAYAPLATADAAPLQAQDSAAPRPYAQATDLAAAQPDDFPLGFALAQLLGIYILAQNRHGLVIVDMHAAHERIVYERLKAAEQADAPVAVQPLLIPAAFAASDAEMGAAEDHADALRSLGVELDRAGPSSLVVRATPTLLAHADPIRLARGLLADLISQGTSSRLQERRNALLSSMACHGAVRANRQLTLAEMNGLLRDMERTERADQCNHGRPTWRQIGLADLDALFLRGR; encoded by the coding sequence CTGCAACCCCAACGCCCGATTCGTCCGCTGCCGGACGTGCTCATCAGCCAGATTGCCGCCGGCGAAGTTATCGAACGCCCGGCTTCGGCCCTGCGCGAACTGCTCGACAACGCCATCGATTCGGGCGCCAGCGCTCTCACCGTGCGCCTCGAACAAGGCGGGCTGGGCAGCGTGCAGGTCGAAGATGATGGTTGCGGCATTCCGGCCGAAGAGTTGCCCCTGGCACTGCTGCGCCACGCCACCAGCAAAATCGCCGATCTCGACGAATTGCACCACGCCGCGCATCTCGGCTTCCGCGGCGAGGCGCTCGCGGCCATGGCTGCCGTGGCCGAAATCGAGATCATCAGCCGCCGCGCCGGGGCCGATGGGGCGCGCATTCACGCCAGCGCAGGTCAGGTCGCCGCGGTGCAACCCACAGCGGCGCAACAGGGCACCCGCGTGACCTTGCGTCAGTTGTTTTTCAACCTGCCGGCGCGCCGCAAATTTCTCAAATCGCCGCAGACGGAATACGCCTGGTGCGCCGACGTGTTCAAGCGCACCGCCATCGCCCATCCCCAGATCGCCCTGCGGCTTTGGCATGACGGGCAACTCAAGCTGCAATTCGAGCGCGACCCTTCGCCGCACGGGCTCGATCGTCTCGCCGCCGTGCTGGGAGAGGCCTTCAGCGCGCACGCCCTGCCCGTCTCCGCCCAGATCGGTCCGCTTGCCGTACGCGGGCTGATCTGCAAACCCACCGCGGCGCGCGCCCGTGCCGATGTGCAGCACATCATTGTCAACAACCGCTGGGTGCGCGACCGCACCGTGGCCCACGGCGTGCGCGCCGCATACGCCGACGTGCTGCACGGCGCCTTGCAGCCGCAGTACGCCCTGCTGCTCGATCTGCCGTCTGAGCTGGTCGATGTGAATGTGCACCCGGCCAAGTCGGAAGTCCGGTTCCGCGACAGCTCCGCCGTGCATCAGGCCGTGCGTCATGCCGTCGAGCAGGTGCTGGCCCGGGCGGGCGGTGAGGCGTCTTCCTCGCATCCCTCCGCACCGCCCGCCGCGTGGGAACAGCCGCCTTCCGCTCTGCCCACGACTGCCGCGCTTGCCTTCGGCGTGGCGAGGCCGAGCCCTAGCCCGATCCCCTGGGACGCGCTCTCGCGCGCTTATGCCCCCTTGGCAACGGCGGACGCTGCGCCCTTGCAGGCACAGGACAGCGCCGCGCCGCGCCCCTATGCGCAAGCCACCGACCTAGCCGCCGCGCAGCCTGACGACTTTCCCCTCGGCTTCGCCCTGGCGCAGCTTCTGGGCATTTACATACTGGCGCAGAACCGCCACGGACTGGTGATCGTGGACATGCACGCCGCGCACGAGCGCATCGTGTACGAACGGCTAAAAGCTGCGGAACAGGCCGATGCGCCGGTGGCGGTGCAACCCTTGCTGATCCCGGCCGCGTTCGCCGCGAGCGATGCCGAAATGGGCGCGGCGGAAGATCATGCCGATGCCCTACGGTCGCTCGGCGTCGAGCTCGACCGGGCCGGCCCCAGCAGCCTGGTGGTGCGCGCCACGCCCACGCTGCTGGCGCACGCCGACCCCATTCGCCTGGCTCGCGGTTTGCTGGCCGATCTCATTTCGCAAGGCACCAGCAGCCGCCTTCAGGAGCGGCGCAACGCCCTGCTCTCTAGCATGGCCTGCCACGGCGCGGTGCGCGCCAACCGACAGCTCACGCTCGCAGAAATGAACGGCCTGCTGCGCGATATGGAGCGCACCGAACGCGCCGACCAGTGCAACCACGGCCGCCCCACCTGGCGGCAGATCGGCCTGGCCGACCTCGACGCCCTGTTCCTGCGCGGGCGCTAA
- a CDS encoding DedA family protein: MDPHALIDLILHFDVHLAQFIAAYGPWVYGLLFGIVFVETGLVIMPFLPGDSMLFVVGAFAATGALSLPGVIAVLWLGAVLGDSLNYQIGKAIGHKVFSWPDSRWFNRRAFEKAHAFYEKYGGITIVAARFMPFIRTFAPFVAGVAEMSYGKFLAYNMLGATLWTGLLVMAGYLFGNIPWIKHNLGVMTIAIIVLSLLPAVWGWWKSRRQVSAV; the protein is encoded by the coding sequence ATGGATCCCCACGCTCTTATCGACCTCATTCTGCACTTCGACGTGCATCTGGCGCAGTTCATCGCGGCGTATGGCCCCTGGGTGTACGGGCTGCTCTTCGGCATTGTGTTCGTCGAAACCGGGCTGGTGATCATGCCGTTTCTGCCGGGCGACTCGATGTTGTTCGTGGTGGGCGCGTTTGCGGCCACCGGGGCGCTCAGCCTGCCGGGGGTGATCGCCGTGCTCTGGCTAGGCGCCGTGCTGGGCGACAGCCTCAATTACCAGATCGGCAAGGCCATCGGCCATAAGGTTTTTTCGTGGCCGGACTCACGCTGGTTCAACCGCCGCGCCTTTGAAAAGGCGCACGCCTTTTACGAAAAATATGGCGGCATCACCATCGTGGCAGCACGGTTCATGCCCTTCATTCGGACCTTCGCCCCGTTTGTGGCGGGCGTGGCCGAGATGTCGTATGGCAAGTTTCTGGCCTACAACATGCTTGGCGCCACACTCTGGACGGGGCTGCTGGTCATGGCGGGTTATCTGTTCGGCAACATTCCGTGGATCAAACACAATTTGGGTGTCATGACCATTGCCATCATCGTGCTGTCGCTGCTACCCGCGGTGTGGGGTTGGTGGAAATCACGTCGGCAGGTGTCGGCGGTCTGA
- the lexA gene encoding transcriptional repressor LexA, giving the protein MSKLTPRQQEILDLITASVRELGYPPTRAEIAAKLGFRSANAAEDHLQALARKGVIELTPGASRGIRITESQRASPSTTTSGKTSGAMGGRASGLRADLSHGLQLALPGAEQLCLPLVGRVAAGHPILAQEHIEQTLNVDPGAFSVRPDYLLKVRGMSMRDAGILDGDMLAVKSSQTAQSGQIVVARIGDEVTVKRLRLQADHIELLPANPEFAPIRVDASQPFAIEGLAVGLLRGSLQ; this is encoded by the coding sequence ATCTCGAAACTCACCCCTCGTCAGCAGGAAATTCTCGATCTCATCACCGCCTCCGTGCGCGAACTGGGCTACCCGCCCACCCGGGCCGAAATCGCCGCAAAGCTGGGATTCCGCTCGGCCAATGCGGCAGAAGATCATTTGCAGGCGCTCGCCCGTAAGGGCGTGATCGAGCTGACGCCCGGAGCGTCGCGCGGCATTCGCATCACCGAATCGCAGCGCGCCTCGCCGTCGACGACAACGTCCGGGAAAACCTCCGGCGCCATGGGGGGGCGTGCGAGTGGCTTGCGCGCGGATCTCTCCCATGGGCTGCAGCTCGCGCTGCCTGGCGCCGAGCAGCTCTGCCTGCCGCTGGTCGGTCGCGTCGCTGCGGGGCATCCCATCCTCGCGCAAGAGCATATCGAGCAGACGCTCAACGTCGATCCCGGCGCCTTCTCGGTGCGCCCTGACTATCTGCTCAAGGTTCGCGGCATGAGCATGCGCGATGCCGGCATTCTCGACGGCGACATGCTGGCCGTCAAAAGCAGCCAGACGGCGCAAAGCGGACAGATCGTGGTGGCCCGCATCGGCGATGAGGTCACGGTCAAGCGCCTGCGCCTGCAGGCCGATCACATCGAGCTTCTACCGGCCAACCCCGAGTTCGCCCCCATCCGCGTCGATGCCAGCCAGCCCTTCGCCATTGAGGGACTCGCCGTCGGCCTGCTGCGCGGCTCGCTGCAATGA
- a CDS encoding asparaginase has translation MTDSFSRAALPQIVVLGTGGTIAGAATGDPSLPGYTAGVLGVDALLQSVPALGRLAQIHTEQVANLDSKDMTFAVWTQLAERVAYWLAQPQIQACVITHGTDTLEETAYFLRLVLDTDKPVILTAAMRPATALNADGPQNLLDAVRVAVHPAARGLGVVCVLHGVVHAARDVTKANTHAVEAFSSGERGPLGEVDGEALRLWRQPVPEAGAPFPLPAASEWPRVELLTNAAGSDSALVCCLISSTALQPRLGGLVVAGTGGGTVHRELEAALRWAEQQGVRVRVASRVGPVRGGADDGLNAVKLRVRLLLELAAQNQAER, from the coding sequence ATGACCGATTCTTTTTCTCGCGCGGCCTTGCCGCAGATTGTGGTGTTGGGAACAGGGGGCACGATCGCGGGCGCCGCGACGGGCGACCCCAGTCTGCCGGGTTATACCGCCGGGGTTTTGGGGGTCGACGCGCTGCTACAAAGCGTGCCGGCACTCGGTCGCCTGGCGCAAATCCACACCGAGCAGGTGGCCAACCTCGACAGTAAGGACATGACCTTCGCGGTCTGGACGCAGTTGGCCGAACGCGTGGCCTACTGGCTGGCGCAGCCGCAAATTCAGGCCTGCGTCATCACCCACGGCACCGACACGCTGGAAGAAACCGCCTACTTCCTGCGTTTGGTGCTGGATACCGACAAGCCGGTGATCCTGACTGCTGCCATGCGTCCAGCCACCGCGCTGAACGCCGACGGCCCGCAGAACCTGCTCGATGCCGTGCGGGTGGCCGTGCATCCGGCAGCGCGGGGGCTGGGCGTGGTCTGTGTGTTGCACGGCGTGGTGCATGCCGCTCGCGACGTGACCAAGGCGAATACGCACGCGGTGGAAGCGTTTTCATCCGGCGAGCGCGGCCCGCTGGGTGAGGTTGACGGTGAGGCCTTGCGGCTTTGGCGACAACCCGTGCCGGAGGCAGGGGCGCCGTTTCCCCTACCTGCTGCGAGCGAGTGGCCGCGGGTGGAGTTGCTTACCAATGCGGCGGGCAGCGATAGTGCACTGGTGTGCTGCCTGATTTCGAGCACGGCGCTTCAGCCCCGATTGGGCGGACTGGTCGTGGCCGGCACCGGGGGCGGCACGGTGCACCGCGAACTCGAAGCCGCGCTGCGCTGGGCCGAACAGCAGGGCGTGCGGGTGAGGGTGGCGTCACGCGTCGGCCCGGTACGCGGCGGCGCCGATGATGGCCTCAATGCGGTGAAGCTGCGGGTGCGGCTGCTGCTGGAACTGGCCGCCCAGAACCAAGCAGAGCGCTGA